TTGCAAGTCTTCTAGTTGCGCTAACAGATTATTCATAAGTGAATTATAACATAAAGAGCTAAGAAAAAACCTCCAGCCGGAGGTTTTTAGAAGGATTGCAAATTAACGTTTGCTCCACTGTGGACGCTTACGAGCTTTTTTAAGACCCGGCTTCTTTCTTTCTTTTGCCCGCTTATCGCGAGTCAAAAAGTTATCAGTCTTTAAAGCGGTGTGGGTTTCTGGATCAAGCGCCAAAATCGCCCGGGCAACGCCGTGACGAACAGCGGCCACCTGACCGATCGGACCGCCACCTTTAACGATTACGGAAACAGCGACATCCTTAGTGTGACCAGTAGTCTCTAAAGGTTGCAAAGCGGAAGCAGCCAAATCAGTGCCAAAATAATCTTTAATGTTTTTACCATTAACGACCGCTTCGGTAGCCGGCATTTCCGTATACAGACGAACTTGGGCGACAGCGGTTTTGCGGCGACCTAAACCTTTAAAATACTTGCCGGAAAATACGGTCGGAGTGGTCTCAACTTTTTTGGCAGTCTTCTTTTCCACCACCTTCGCGGCAGTAGTCTTAGTTTTTGGAGCTACGGTTTTTTTATCGGACATAAAATTATAATACTTTGATAGAGTAATTATTTGATGATTAAACGCTTCATCATGCCATCACGCAAGCGGGTATCAGGTAACATTTGTTTAACGGCACGCTGTAAAACTTCGCCCGGATCCTTAGCAAAAACTTCAGACAGTTTACGGGTTTTTAAGCCGCCAATGTAGCCAGTAACCGAAAAATAATTTTTTTGTTCAAATTTACGGCCGGTAAATTTAACTTTATCAGCATTCACGACTTCGACAATATCACCAAGGTCCAAGTGTGGTTGGTACTCGGGCTTATTTTTACCGCGCAATAAAATCGCAATTTCACTCGCCAGACGGCCCACGGCTTGCCCGGAAGCATCTAAACGATGAACTTTTCTTTCAATATTTTTCATAAAATATAAACAGTTTATTACTGAACTAATTCTAATTGAACCATTTCCGCACCATCACCTTGGCGATTGCCTAATTTAGTTATTCTCGTATAACCACCAGCACGCTCGGCGTATCGCGGCGCTAATACTTCCAAAGCCTTTAAAACGGCTTTTTCATGAAGCAAAAAAGAAGCGAGATTGCGGCGAGCAGTTAAATCTTGAGCTTTAGAAGCGGTAATCATCTTTTCAACCAAAGGACGAACAGCGACCGCTTTCGCTTTAGTGGTTTGCACCTTTTCGTACATAATTAAGCTGGAAGCAAGGTTGCGCAACATTAACTGACGCGGTCCGCGTTTACGATCTAAAATTTTATTCTTATTACGGTGTCTCATACTTTTAGAAACAACTTATCTTTAAGTTATTTTTTCTTAGTTTTCTTAGGAGCGGCACTCTTTTTTTCAGTCACCGGCTCAACTTCTTCCTCCACCACCTCAGTTACTACTGAGTCATCTTCTTCAAGAGCAGGTTCTTCTTTCGGGGCTTCGTCGGAAGGCTCTTCTTTAGCGATTAGGGAGGAAAACTGATCAACTAAAATTTGCACGGATTGCTCAAATGCTTCTTGAGGCGTAATGGTTTTATCCGTCTTAATATTTAAAATTAGTTTATCCCAGTTAGTCATTTTTCCAACCCGAGCGTCTTCAACATCAATACTAACCGATAAGACTGGCGAAAAAATGGAATCGATTTCAATATAACCGATTTCGTTATCGCGCTTACCACCCTCAGACATCTTATAACCGCGACCTTCTTTAACAAAAATCTCCATCTCTAAACTAGCATTATCCTCAGTTAACTCAGCTAACAATAAGTCTGGGTTAACAACAACAATATTAGTATCCTTAGTAATATCAGCAGCCGTAACCTTTCCTTTGCCTTTTGCTTTTAAAATCAGTGTCCCCTCTTCTTCATCGCCAATCAGTTTAAGGCACAATTGCTTGAGATTTAAAATAATTTCTAAAATATCTTCTTTAACCCCCGGCAAGGCCATGAATTCGTGGCTAACACCTTTAATTTTAACACCAATGACGGCGGCGCCCGGTAAAGAGGAAAGTAAAACGCGACGTAAAGGATTACCAAGGGTCATGCCGTATCCGGAGTATAACGGTTCAATAATAATCTGCCCCTCACCGGCGTCTTCGCCCGCTTTAAATTCTATCTTTTTAGGTAAAGCGATTTTTTGCATAGATGCTTGAGGCCGCAGTCAAACCGCTAAACAGCGGATCTCCTGACGACACTAAATTATTTAGAATAATACTCAATAATAACCTGAACATTGAAATTAGCCGGTAAATCAGTATCGGCCGGTTCGTGTAGAACCTTCGCTGTTTTCTCAGCCTCATTCCAATTTAACCAACTCGGACGTGAATCAACTTTACGCTCAAGCGCTTTTTTGAAAAAAGCATTTTTTAAGCTGCGCTCACGGATAGAAATCACATCCCCCTCCTTAACTTGGTAAGAAGGAATATCCACTTTTTTTCCATTAACTAATAAGTGGCCATGACCAACAATTTGGCGAGCTTCAAAACGAGAGACGGCAAAGCCTAAACGATAAACGGTATTATCCAAGCGCATCTCTAACATTTTTAAGAAATTCTTACCGGCATCGCCAGTCTTTTTCTTCGCCCGATCAAAAGTAATTCGGAATTGCTTTTCCATTACATTGTAATAGCGGCGCACTTTCTGTTTTTCGGCCAGCTGCTGTCCATAGTCGGATAAACGACGAGGACGCTTAGTGTTAGCGCCGTGAAATCCAGGTGGGGTCGCGCGCTTAACCATTGCGCATTTAGGAGATGAGCAGCGTTCGCCTTTTAAGAAAAGCTTCTCGCCAGCGCGACGGCATTGTTTGCATTGAGCATCAAGGTTTGTAGCCATATTAAATCAAGATCATTTTAATTATTAAACGCGACGCGGCTTTTTCGGACGGCAACCATTATGCGGTACCGGCGTCGTATCTTTAATTGCGGTGACATTTAAGCCATTAGCATTTAAGGCGCGAATCGCGGACTCGCGACCGGTGCCCACACCGGAAACAAAGACGGACACTTCTTCTAAACCGTATTCTTCTTTCGCTTTTTGACAAGCAATTTTTGTAATAATTGAAGCGGCGTAAGGAGTTGCTTTTTTAGCACCCTTAAACCCGGCCACCCCCGCGCTCGCCCAGGAAATAACATTACCGTTCGCATCAGTTAAAGAAACCATGGTGTTGTTGTAAGTGGCATTGATATAAGCGCGGCCCACCTTAACCGAATCAACTGTACTCTTCTTTCTGCGCTTTTTAATCAATTTTTTCTTCGCTCGAGCCTGCTTATTTTTTTCCAGTTTCTGCTTAATTTCTTCCGGCAACTCTTCCGAGCCGCTATCCATAGAAAAATTAGAAGAAAATTCTTCCTTTTCCTCTTTATCGGTTAAAATCGCGTCTTCCTCTTCAGTGATCGGAGTGGCGCTGATATCTTTTTCCTCTTCTGCCGCTGCCTCATTATCGGCAGCTTTTGTGTTTTTTTCGTCAGACATAATTAACAATGTTTTTCTTTAAAAAGGAGATAATTTAAAGTTTAGGTCTTAAGGCCAGCCTTAACTTTTCCAGAAACGGCAGTCATGCGCTTATTCCCGCGCACGGTTCGACTATTAGTCTTGGTTCTCTGCCCTCGCAGTGGCAAGTGCTTAGCATGGCGGCTGCCCCGATAAGAATTAATTTCTTTTAAACGCTTGATATTGCTTTGGGTTTCGCGACGTAAATCGCCTTCAACGACAAACTTTTTTTCCACCCGTTCGCGTAAATCATTAACTTGATCTTCAGTTAACTCATTTGCTCTTAACTCCGGATCAACCTTAGCGTCTGCTAAAATATTTTGGGCGCGCGTGTCGCCAATACCGTAAATATAAGTTAAAGATATTCTAATCTTTTTTTCCATGGGAATGTTTACCCCTGCGATTCTAATAGCCATAAAATAATAAAAAAAAATTTCTAAGCGCTACTTAAGCGTTTAGCCTTGTCTCTGTTTATGTTTAGGGTTTTTACAGATAACATGAACCCGGCCATCTCGACGGACAACCTTGCAGTCTTTGCAGATTTTTTTGGCACTTGCTCTCACTTTCATATATCTTTTTGATGTTTTTAAAATCTAGAGTCGGTAGACGATTCGTCCTTTAGTTAAGTCATAAGGACTAATTTGAACCCTAACCTTGTCACCCGGCAACAAACGAATGCGGTGCATTCGCATCTTTCCGGACAAGTGGGCTAAGATTTCGTGACCATTTTCCAACAGCACCTTAAAAGTCGCTGCCGGCATTAATTCCTCCACCTCGCCTTGCAGCTCAATAAAGTCCTTGGCATTCATGGTCTCGGCCCCGATCTGAGATTTATCTTTGGTACGTTTTGACATTAAGACAAAAAAAATTTGATTAGACTGATGTCAGCCT
This window of the Candidatus Parcubacteria bacterium genome carries:
- the rpsI gene encoding 30S ribosomal protein S9 (Derived by automated computational analysis using gene prediction method: Protein Homology. GO_component: GO:0005840 - ribosome [Evidence IEA]; GO_function: GO:0003735 - structural constituent of ribosome [Evidence IEA]; GO_process: GO:0006412 - translation [Evidence IEA]) — encoded protein: MSDKKTVAPKTKTTAAKVVEKKTAKKVETTPTVFSGKYFKGLGRRKTAVAQVRLYTEMPATEAVVNGKNIKDYFGTDLAASALQPLETTGHTKDVAVSVIVKGGGPIGQVAAVRHGVARAILALDPETHTALKTDNFLTRDKRAKERKKPGLKKARKRPQWSKR
- the rpsM gene encoding 30S ribosomal protein S13 (Derived by automated computational analysis using gene prediction method: Protein Homology. GO_component: GO:0022627 - cytosolic small ribosomal subunit [Evidence IEA]; GO_function: GO:0003735 - structural constituent of ribosome [Evidence IEA]; GO_process: GO:0006412 - translation [Evidence IEA]), whose amino-acid sequence is MAIRIAGVNIPMEKKIRISLTYIYGIGDTRAQNILADAKVDPELRANELTEDQVNDLRERVEKKFVVEGDLRRETQSNIKRLKEINSYRGSRHAKHLPLRGQRTKTNSRTVRGNKRMTAVSGKVKAGLKT
- the rplQ gene encoding 50S ribosomal protein L17 (Derived by automated computational analysis using gene prediction method: Protein Homology. GO_component: GO:0005762 - mitochondrial large ribosomal subunit [Evidence IEA]; GO_component: GO:0022625 - cytosolic large ribosomal subunit [Evidence IEA]; GO_function: GO:0003735 - structural constituent of ribosome [Evidence IEA]; GO_process: GO:0006412 - translation [Evidence IEA]); its protein translation is MRHRNKNKILDRKRGPRQLMLRNLASSLIMYEKVQTTKAKAVAVRPLVEKMITASKAQDLTARRNLASFLLHEKAVLKALEVLAPRYAERAGGYTRITKLGNRQGDGAEMVQLELVQ
- a CDS encoding DNA-directed RNA polymerase subunit alpha (Derived by automated computational analysis using gene prediction method: Protein Homology. GO_function: GO:0003677 - DNA binding [Evidence IEA]; GO_function: GO:0003899 - DNA-directed 5'-3' RNA polymerase activity [Evidence IEA]; GO_function: GO:0046983 - protein dimerization activity [Evidence IEA]; GO_process: GO:0006351 - DNA-templated transcription [Evidence IEA]), coding for MQKIALPKKIEFKAGEDAGEGQIIIEPLYSGYGMTLGNPLRRVLLSSLPGAAVIGVKIKGVSHEFMALPGVKEDILEIILNLKQLCLKLIGDEEEGTLILKAKGKGKVTAADITKDTNIVVVNPDLLLAELTEDNASLEMEIFVKEGRGYKMSEGGKRDNEIGYIEIDSIFSPVLSVSIDVEDARVGKMTNWDKLILNIKTDKTITPQEAFEQSVQILVDQFSSLIAKEEPSDEAPKEEPALEEDDSVVTEVVEEEVEPVTEKKSAAPKKTKKK
- the rpsD gene encoding 30S ribosomal protein S4 (Derived by automated computational analysis using gene prediction method: Protein Homology. GO_component: GO:0015935 - small ribosomal subunit [Evidence IEA]; GO_function: GO:0003735 - structural constituent of ribosome [Evidence IEA]; GO_function: GO:0019843 - rRNA binding [Evidence IEA]; GO_process: GO:0006412 - translation [Evidence IEA]) codes for the protein MATNLDAQCKQCRRAGEKLFLKGERCSSPKCAMVKRATPPGFHGANTKRPRRLSDYGQQLAEKQKVRRYYNVMEKQFRITFDRAKKKTGDAGKNFLKMLEMRLDNTVYRLGFAVSRFEARQIVGHGHLLVNGKKVDIPSYQVKEGDVISIRERSLKNAFFKKALERKVDSRPSWLNWNEAEKTAKVLHEPADTDLPANFNVQVIIEYYSK
- the rpsK gene encoding 30S ribosomal protein S11 (Derived by automated computational analysis using gene prediction method: Protein Homology. GO_component: GO:0005840 - ribosome [Evidence IEA]; GO_function: GO:0003735 - structural constituent of ribosome [Evidence IEA]; GO_process: GO:0006412 - translation [Evidence IEA]) produces the protein MSDEKNTKAADNEAAAEEEKDISATPITEEEDAILTDKEEKEEFSSNFSMDSGSEELPEEIKQKLEKNKQARAKKKLIKKRRKKSTVDSVKVGRAYINATYNNTMVSLTDANGNVISWASAGVAGFKGAKKATPYAASIITKIACQKAKEEYGLEEVSVFVSGVGTGRESAIRALNANGLNVTAIKDTTPVPHNGCRPKKPRRV
- the infA gene encoding translation initiation factor IF-1 (Derived by automated computational analysis using gene prediction method: Protein Homology. GO_function: GO:0003743 - translation initiation factor activity [Evidence IEA]; GO_process: GO:0006413 - translational initiation [Evidence IEA]); the encoded protein is MSKRTKDKSQIGAETMNAKDFIELQGEVEELMPAATFKVLLENGHEILAHLSGKMRMHRIRLLPGDKVRVQISPYDLTKGRIVYRL
- the rplM gene encoding 50S ribosomal protein L13 (Derived by automated computational analysis using gene prediction method: Protein Homology. GO_component: GO:0000315 - organellar large ribosomal subunit [Evidence IEA]; GO_component: GO:0022625 - cytosolic large ribosomal subunit [Evidence IEA]; GO_function: GO:0003735 - structural constituent of ribosome [Evidence IEA]; GO_process: GO:0006412 - translation [Evidence IEA]); this translates as MKNIERKVHRLDASGQAVGRLASEIAILLRGKNKPEYQPHLDLGDIVEVVNADKVKFTGRKFEQKNYFSVTGYIGGLKTRKLSEVFAKDPGEVLQRAVKQMLPDTRLRDGMMKRLIIK